One stretch of Juglans microcarpa x Juglans regia isolate MS1-56 chromosome 3D, Jm3101_v1.0, whole genome shotgun sequence DNA includes these proteins:
- the LOC121256395 gene encoding protein TRANSPARENT TESTA 16-like, translating to MGRGKIPIRRIENQTTRQVTFSKRRSGLLKKTHELSVLCDAQIGLIIFSSTGKMCQYCTEPLRMEEIIERYQKVTGTCVPEHDAREQIYAEISMLRAETHRLQLGMQRYTGEDTSSLTYEDLDQLEQELEHSINKIRDRKNELLNQQMDNLRRKERMLEDENSSMYHWIQENRAAIEYQQAAMEGKTVEHQQVGDHFSLYGDQPSSVLQLATIPPHIQPYHLQLAQPNLRD from the exons ATGGGACGCGGAAAGATACCAATCAGGAGGATTGAGAACCAGACCACAAGGCAAGTGACCTTCTCCAAGCGCCGATCCGGGCTGTTGAAGAAGACTCACGAGCTTTCTGTTCTTTGCGATGCCCAAATTGGGCTCATTATCTTCTCAAGCACTGGAAAGATGTGTCAGTACTGCACTGAGCCTTTGAG AATGGAGGAAATCATAGAAAGGTACCAAAAGGTCACTGGCACTTGTGTTCCTGAGCACGATGCCCGG GAACAAATATATGCTGAAATATCAATGCTGAGAGCAGAAACTCATCGTCTTCAGCTTGGCATGCAACGTTACACTGGTGAGGACACGAGCTCCTTAACGTACGAGGATTTGGATCAACTTGAACAAGAACTAGAGCACTCCATTAACAAAATTCGAGATCGGAAg AACGAGCTCTTGAACCAGCAGATGGACAACCTGAGAAGGAAG GAGCGGATGTTGGAGGATGAAAACAGCAGCATGTACCATTGG ATTCAGGAGAACCGAGCAGCCATAGAGTATCAGCAGGCGGCAATGGAGGGAAAGACAGTGGAGCATCAACAAGTTGGAGATCATTTCTCGTTATATGGAGACCAACCCAGTAGTGTGCTTCAACTTGCCACCATTCCTCCTCATATTCAGCCATATCATCTCCAACTTGCTCAGCCCAATCTTCGAGATTAA